From the Streptomyces sp. KMM 9044 genome, one window contains:
- a CDS encoding HpcH/HpaI aldolase/citrate lyase family protein yields MSQGRQERVATSIAGTVGAEISTSLAPVDAELERRYPGDPGTRQPVHTVYVPGDAFTAGTLRSWGDQALAALDEHAPDAVSFAAAVGMAPAVAEDVYGRVRAKLEREPVEDLRVDFEDGYGNRPDAEEDETAARAARLIAEAYREGTAAPYTGIRMKCMEAAVRDRGIRTLDIFLTGLAEAGPLPDGLVLTLPKVTYTEQVTAMVRLLDAFEEARGLEPGRIGFEIQIETSQAVLAADGTATVARMIQAAEGRATGLHYGTFDYSACLGVSAAHQASDHPAADHAKAVMQVAAAGTGVRVSDGSTNVLPVGPTAQVHAAWRLHHGLTRRALARAYYQGWDMHPGHLPTRYAAVFAFYRESFGRVAARLARYAARTSGDVMDEPATAKALAGHLLRGLDCGALDHAEVARATGLTRADLEGFASPRPGDPTGGPG; encoded by the coding sequence ATGAGCCAGGGCCGGCAGGAGCGGGTGGCGACGAGTATCGCGGGCACCGTCGGCGCGGAGATCAGCACCTCCCTGGCGCCGGTCGACGCCGAGCTGGAGCGCCGCTACCCCGGAGACCCCGGCACCCGCCAGCCCGTCCACACCGTCTACGTTCCCGGTGACGCCTTCACCGCCGGCACTCTCCGCTCCTGGGGCGACCAGGCCCTGGCCGCCCTGGACGAACACGCTCCGGACGCCGTCTCGTTCGCCGCCGCCGTCGGGATGGCCCCCGCAGTGGCCGAGGACGTGTACGGGCGCGTCCGTGCCAAGCTGGAGCGCGAACCCGTGGAGGACCTGCGCGTCGACTTCGAGGACGGTTACGGCAACCGTCCCGACGCCGAGGAGGACGAGACCGCCGCCCGCGCCGCGCGGCTGATCGCCGAGGCGTACCGGGAGGGCACGGCGGCCCCGTACACGGGCATCCGGATGAAGTGCATGGAGGCCGCGGTGCGCGACCGGGGCATCCGCACCCTCGACATCTTCCTCACCGGCCTGGCCGAGGCCGGCCCGTTGCCCGACGGGCTGGTGCTGACGCTTCCCAAGGTCACGTACACCGAGCAGGTCACCGCCATGGTGCGGCTCCTCGACGCCTTCGAGGAGGCGCGTGGGCTGGAACCGGGCCGGATCGGCTTCGAGATCCAGATCGAGACCAGCCAGGCCGTCCTCGCCGCCGACGGCACCGCCACCGTCGCCCGGATGATCCAGGCCGCCGAGGGCCGGGCCACAGGGCTGCACTACGGCACCTTCGACTACAGCGCCTGCCTCGGGGTCTCCGCCGCCCACCAGGCCAGTGACCACCCGGCAGCCGATCACGCCAAGGCCGTCATGCAGGTCGCCGCCGCGGGCACCGGCGTACGTGTGTCGGACGGTTCCACCAACGTCCTGCCCGTCGGTCCGACCGCACAGGTCCACGCCGCATGGCGGCTGCACCACGGCCTCACCCGCCGGGCCCTGGCCCGCGCCTACTACCAGGGCTGGGACATGCATCCCGGGCATCTGCCCACGCGTTACGCGGCGGTCTTCGCCTTCTACCGCGAGAGCTTCGGCCGGGTCGCAGCCCGGCTCGCCCGGTACGCAGCCCGGACCTCGGGCGACGTCATGGACGAGCCGGCCACCGCCAAGGCGCTGGCCGGCCACCTGCTGCGCGGCTTGGACTGCGGTGCCCTGGACCACGCCGAAGTGGCACGGGCGACGGGCCTGACCCGCGCAGACCTGGAGGGCTTCGCGTCCCCGCGCCCGGGCGACCCGACGGGAGGGCCCGGATGA
- a CDS encoding LacI family DNA-binding transcriptional regulator: protein MPETPRRTHRLPGSRYGSRPTMKDVAARAGVGLKTVSRVVNGEPGVTPETERRVQESIAALGFRRNDSARVLRKGRTASVGLVLEDLADPFYGPLSRAVEEVARAHGALLINGSSAEDADREQELVLALCARRVDGLVVIPAGDDHRYLEPELKAGVATVFVDRPAGRIDADVVVSDNYGGARDGVAHLIAHGHRRIGFIGDMPGIHTASERLRGYRAAMEDAGIPVADAWISLGVTAPGRVRRATEEMLSRPEPVTAVFTGNNRVTVTVIRVLSEQSRPVALVGFDDIELADLLRPGLTVVAQDSAALGRTAAERLFRQLDGTLLSPERIELPTKLITRGSGELPPAD, encoded by the coding sequence GTGCCGGAGACGCCCCGCCGCACCCACCGCCTCCCAGGGTCCCGTTACGGCAGCCGCCCGACCATGAAGGACGTGGCGGCCCGGGCCGGCGTCGGCCTGAAGACCGTCTCACGGGTGGTCAACGGCGAACCCGGGGTCACGCCGGAGACGGAGCGCCGGGTGCAGGAGTCCATCGCGGCACTCGGTTTCCGCCGGAACGACAGCGCGCGGGTGCTGCGCAAGGGCCGTACCGCCAGTGTGGGTCTGGTCCTGGAAGATCTCGCGGACCCGTTCTACGGTCCGCTGAGCAGGGCGGTCGAGGAGGTCGCCCGCGCGCACGGCGCACTGCTGATCAACGGTTCCAGCGCGGAGGACGCCGACCGCGAGCAGGAGCTGGTGCTGGCGCTGTGCGCCCGCCGGGTGGACGGACTGGTGGTGATCCCGGCCGGTGACGACCACCGGTATCTCGAGCCGGAGCTCAAGGCGGGCGTCGCCACGGTCTTCGTGGACCGGCCGGCCGGCCGGATAGACGCCGACGTCGTCGTGTCGGACAACTACGGCGGCGCCCGGGACGGCGTGGCCCACCTGATCGCCCACGGGCACCGCAGGATCGGTTTCATCGGTGACATGCCCGGCATCCACACCGCGTCCGAGCGGCTGCGCGGCTACCGCGCAGCCATGGAGGACGCGGGCATACCGGTGGCGGACGCCTGGATATCCCTGGGGGTCACCGCCCCCGGGCGGGTGCGCCGGGCCACCGAGGAGATGCTGTCCCGCCCGGAGCCGGTCACGGCGGTCTTCACGGGCAACAACCGGGTGACGGTCACCGTGATCCGGGTCCTGAGCGAGCAGTCCCGCCCGGTCGCGCTCGTCGGCTTCGACGACATCGAGCTCGCCGATCTGCTCCGGCCGGGGCTCACCGTCGTCGCCCAGGACTCCGCCGCCCTCGGCCGGACCGCGGCCGAGCGCCTCTTCCGTCAGCTGGACGGCACCCTGCTCTCCCCCGAGCGGATCGAGCTGCCGACCAAGCTGATCACGCGCGGCTCGGGCGAGCTGCCCCCGGCAGACTGA
- a CDS encoding ROK family protein translates to MYTDLVAALDIGGTKIAGALVDGQGRILVRAQRPTPAKEDGDTVMRAVEVVLGELTASPLWGHTSAVGIGSAGPVDASTGTVSPVNVPGWRDYPLVAGVRAATGGLPVELIGDGVAITAAEHWQGAARGHDNALCMVVSTGVGGGLVLGGRLHPGPTGNAGHIGHISVDLDGDPCPCGSRGCVERIASGPNIARRALADGWLPGPEGDTSAAAVAAAARAGDPVAVASFARAARALAAGIAATATLAEIDIAVVGGGVGKAGEVLFTPLRQALTEYATLSFVQRLVVAPARMGTDAGLVGAAAAALTRRTAPAAGV, encoded by the coding sequence ATGTACACCGACCTCGTGGCAGCGCTCGACATCGGCGGTACCAAAATCGCCGGCGCGCTGGTGGACGGACAGGGCCGGATACTGGTCCGCGCCCAGCGGCCGACGCCCGCCAAGGAGGACGGCGACACCGTGATGCGAGCGGTCGAAGTGGTGCTGGGCGAGCTCACCGCGTCCCCGCTGTGGGGGCACACGAGCGCCGTCGGCATCGGCAGCGCGGGCCCGGTGGACGCCTCCACCGGCACGGTGAGCCCGGTGAACGTGCCCGGCTGGCGTGACTACCCGCTGGTCGCCGGAGTCCGGGCCGCCACCGGTGGCCTGCCCGTGGAACTGATCGGCGACGGCGTGGCGATCACGGCCGCCGAACACTGGCAGGGCGCCGCCCGCGGTCACGACAACGCGCTGTGTATGGTCGTCTCGACCGGGGTCGGCGGCGGACTCGTGCTGGGCGGCAGGCTGCACCCCGGGCCGACCGGCAACGCGGGGCACATCGGCCACATCAGCGTGGATCTCGACGGCGATCCGTGCCCGTGCGGCTCGCGCGGCTGCGTGGAGCGCATCGCGAGCGGGCCCAACATCGCCCGCCGGGCCCTGGCGGACGGCTGGCTCCCCGGACCGGAGGGCGACACCTCCGCCGCCGCGGTGGCCGCCGCGGCCCGTGCCGGGGACCCGGTGGCCGTGGCGTCGTTCGCGCGGGCCGCGCGGGCGCTGGCCGCCGGAATCGCGGCCACCGCGACGCTGGCCGAGATCGACATCGCCGTGGTCGGCGGGGGAGTGGGCAAGGCGGGAGAGGTCCTCTTCACCCCCCTGCGCCAGGCCCTGACCGAGTACGCGACGCTGTCGTTCGTCCAGCGTCTCGTGGTGGCGCCGGCGCGGATGGGCACCGACGCCGGGCTGGTGGGCGCCGCGGCGGCGGCCCTGACCCGGCGGACGGCCCCGGCGGCAGGCGTCTGA
- a CDS encoding NUDIX hydrolase gives MIVVWINGAFGAGKTTTARELIELIPNSALFDPEVIGGALSQLLPPKHLAEVGDFQDLPIWRRLVIDTAAAMLADLGGTLVVPMTLLRQEYRDEIFGGLAARRIPVRHVLLAPAETILRERIAGREVPPDLPDGEIRIRQWSYDHIERYKAALASWLTADAYPVGTGSLSPYDTAVRIAEAVGSGEVPACDIVQTPEPTAETVAAGVLLFDERDRVLLVDPTYKPGWEFPGGVVEPGEAPARAGVREVAEETGIRLDDVPALLVVDWEPPAPPAYGGLRLLFDGGRLAAADAARLLLPGPELRDWRFVSETEAADMLPPVRYERFRRALRARERGKAMYLEAGVPVG, from the coding sequence GTGATTGTCGTCTGGATCAACGGTGCGTTCGGTGCGGGGAAGACCACGACCGCGCGGGAACTGATCGAACTGATCCCGAACAGCGCGCTCTTCGACCCCGAGGTCATCGGCGGGGCGCTCAGTCAACTGCTTCCGCCCAAACACCTCGCCGAGGTCGGCGACTTCCAGGACCTTCCCATCTGGCGCCGCCTGGTGATCGACACGGCGGCGGCGATGCTCGCCGATCTCGGCGGGACCCTGGTCGTCCCCATGACACTGCTGAGACAGGAGTACCGTGACGAGATCTTCGGCGGCCTCGCGGCCCGCCGGATTCCGGTCCGGCATGTCCTCCTCGCTCCGGCGGAAACGATCCTGCGTGAGCGAATAGCGGGCCGGGAGGTTCCGCCGGACCTCCCGGACGGCGAGATACGGATCCGGCAGTGGTCCTACGACCACATCGAGCGGTACAAAGCCGCTCTGGCCTCCTGGCTCACCGCCGACGCCTACCCCGTCGGCACCGGCTCGCTGAGCCCGTACGACACCGCCGTCCGGATCGCCGAGGCGGTCGGCAGCGGTGAGGTGCCCGCCTGCGACATCGTGCAGACGCCCGAGCCGACCGCCGAGACCGTCGCCGCCGGTGTCCTCCTCTTCGACGAGCGCGACAGAGTGCTGCTCGTCGACCCGACGTACAAGCCGGGCTGGGAGTTCCCCGGCGGAGTCGTCGAACCCGGTGAGGCACCCGCGCGCGCGGGTGTCCGCGAAGTCGCCGAGGAGACCGGCATCCGACTCGACGACGTGCCGGCCCTGCTCGTCGTCGACTGGGAACCGCCCGCACCACCCGCCTACGGCGGCCTGCGTCTGCTCTTCGACGGCGGACGCCTCGCCGCCGCCGATGCCGCACGGCTGCTGCTGCCCGGCCCCGAACTACGCGACTGGCGTTTCGTCTCCGAGACGGAGGCCGCCGACATGCTGCCCCCGGTCCGCTACGAACGGTTCCGCCGCGCCCTGCGGGCACGGGAACGCGGGAAGGCGATGTATCTGGAAGCCGGGGTACCGGTCGGCTGA
- a CDS encoding dipeptidase yields MPSNPVAVTVASLMPRAKEELAELVAFRSVADFDQFPRSESEGAARWVADALTAEGFQDVALLDTPDGTQSVYGYLPGPEGARTVLLYAHYDVQPPLDEAGWDTPPFELTERNGRWYGRGAADCKGGVIMHLLALRALRADGGIPVNVKVIAEGSEEQGTGGLERYAEQHPELLAADTVVIGDSGNFRAGLPTVTATLRGMTLVRLRVDTLEGNLHSGQFGGAAPDALAALVRVLDSLRAEDGSTTVDGLTGDSTWEGLQYDDEQFRRDAKVLDGVGLIGSGTVADRIWARPAVTVLGIDCPPVVGATPSVQASARALISLRVPPGVDTVEATKLLQAHLEAHTPWGARVSTEHVGQGQAFRADTSSPAYRAMADAMAVAYPGREMSCAGQGGSIPLCNTLAALYPQAEILLIGLSEPEARIHAVNESVSPDELERLSVTEALFLRNYASAAGPTG; encoded by the coding sequence ATGCCGTCGAATCCGGTCGCCGTGACCGTCGCCTCACTGATGCCCAGGGCGAAGGAGGAGCTCGCCGAACTGGTGGCCTTCCGGTCGGTGGCGGACTTCGACCAGTTCCCGCGCAGCGAGAGCGAGGGCGCCGCACGCTGGGTGGCCGACGCGCTCACGGCCGAGGGGTTCCAGGACGTGGCCCTCCTCGACACCCCGGACGGCACGCAGTCGGTGTACGGCTACCTCCCCGGCCCCGAGGGTGCCAGGACGGTGCTCCTGTACGCCCACTACGACGTGCAGCCGCCGCTGGACGAGGCAGGCTGGGACACACCGCCGTTCGAGCTGACCGAGCGGAACGGCCGCTGGTACGGGCGTGGGGCCGCCGACTGCAAGGGCGGTGTGATCATGCACCTGCTGGCGCTGCGCGCGCTCAGGGCCGACGGCGGCATTCCCGTCAACGTCAAGGTAATCGCCGAGGGGTCCGAGGAGCAGGGCACCGGCGGCCTGGAACGGTACGCCGAGCAGCACCCCGAACTGCTGGCAGCCGACACCGTCGTCATCGGCGACAGCGGCAACTTCCGCGCCGGTCTGCCGACGGTGACCGCCACCCTGCGCGGCATGACGCTCGTACGGCTGCGCGTCGACACCCTCGAAGGCAACCTGCACTCGGGCCAGTTCGGAGGCGCCGCACCCGACGCCCTGGCCGCCCTGGTCCGTGTCCTGGACTCGCTGCGCGCAGAGGACGGCAGCACCACCGTCGACGGACTGACCGGCGACAGTACCTGGGAGGGGCTGCAGTACGACGACGAGCAGTTCCGCAGGGACGCCAAGGTCCTCGACGGCGTGGGGCTGATCGGTTCCGGCACGGTCGCCGACCGTATCTGGGCCCGCCCGGCCGTCACCGTCCTCGGTATCGACTGCCCGCCGGTCGTCGGCGCGACCCCGTCCGTGCAGGCGAGCGCCCGCGCGCTGATCAGCCTGCGCGTACCACCGGGTGTCGACACGGTCGAGGCGACCAAGCTGCTCCAGGCACACCTGGAGGCTCACACGCCGTGGGGCGCGCGGGTGAGTACCGAGCACGTCGGACAGGGGCAGGCGTTCCGCGCCGACACCAGCAGCCCGGCCTACCGGGCCATGGCCGACGCGATGGCGGTCGCGTACCCGGGCCGGGAGATGAGCTGTGCGGGGCAGGGCGGCTCCATCCCGCTGTGCAACACCCTCGCGGCCCTCTACCCGCAGGCGGAGATCCTGCTCATCGGTCTGAGCGAGCCGGAGGCCCGGATCCACGCGGTGAACGAAAGCGTCTCGCCCGACGAACTGGAGCGGCTGTCGGTCACGGAGGCGCTGTTCCTGCGCAACTACGCGTCCGCGGCCGGGCCCACGGGGTGA
- a CDS encoding geranylgeranyl reductase family protein codes for MSSENSSADDARQVWDVVVVGAGPAGASAAYAAAVAGRRVLLLEKAELPRYKTCGGGIIGPSRDCLPPGFELPLKDRVHTVTFSNNGRFTRTRRSRQMLFGLINRPEFDHQLVEHAQKAGAEVRTGAAVQRVEQHGSAVPDRRTVALVLQDGGTVLARAVVGADGSAGRIGAHVGVKVDQVDLGLEAEIPVPDTVAEDWKGRVLIDWGPMPGSYGWVFPKGDTLTVGVISRRGEGAATKRYLEDFIGRLGLAGFEPSISSGHLTRCRADDSPLSRGRVLVCGDAAGLLEPWTREGISFALRSGRLAGEWAVRIAGAHDAVDTRRQALNYAFAVKAGLGTEMSVGKRMLAAFERRPGVVHAVLTGFRPAWNAFRDITRGSTTLGELVRTHPLAHRAMTALDRRPAGGGSGAGDRPGGGSEAGDTTVAGGASEAGGPSASS; via the coding sequence GTGAGCAGCGAGAACTCTTCGGCGGACGACGCGCGGCAGGTATGGGACGTCGTGGTGGTGGGCGCGGGACCCGCGGGGGCCTCGGCCGCCTACGCGGCAGCGGTCGCGGGACGGCGCGTGCTGTTGCTGGAGAAGGCGGAACTGCCGCGTTACAAAACGTGCGGTGGCGGCATCATCGGCCCCTCGCGCGACTGTCTGCCGCCCGGCTTCGAGCTGCCGCTGAAGGACCGGGTGCATACGGTGACGTTCTCGAACAACGGCCGCTTCACCCGTACCCGCCGGTCCCGGCAGATGCTGTTCGGGCTGATCAACCGGCCCGAGTTCGACCACCAGCTCGTGGAACACGCGCAGAAGGCCGGCGCCGAGGTGCGCACCGGCGCCGCCGTGCAGCGGGTCGAGCAGCACGGTTCGGCCGTACCGGACCGCCGCACGGTCGCGCTTGTCCTGCAGGACGGCGGGACCGTGCTCGCACGGGCCGTGGTCGGCGCGGACGGCAGCGCCGGCCGCATAGGAGCACACGTCGGGGTCAAGGTGGACCAGGTAGACCTGGGTCTGGAGGCGGAGATCCCGGTGCCGGACACCGTCGCCGAGGACTGGAAGGGGCGGGTGCTCATCGACTGGGGCCCGATGCCCGGAAGTTACGGCTGGGTTTTCCCCAAGGGCGACACACTCACCGTCGGCGTGATCTCCCGGCGTGGTGAAGGCGCCGCGACCAAGCGGTACTTGGAGGACTTCATCGGGCGACTCGGTCTCGCCGGCTTCGAACCGAGCATCTCCTCAGGCCACCTGACCCGGTGCCGGGCGGACGACTCGCCGCTGTCGCGAGGACGGGTGCTTGTGTGTGGGGACGCAGCCGGGCTGCTGGAACCGTGGACCCGTGAGGGCATCTCGTTCGCGCTGCGTTCGGGCCGGCTGGCGGGGGAGTGGGCGGTGCGCATCGCCGGGGCGCACGACGCCGTGGACACCCGTCGGCAGGCGCTGAACTACGCCTTCGCGGTCAAGGCGGGACTCGGTACCGAAATGAGCGTGGGCAAGCGGATGCTGGCCGCGTTCGAGCGGCGCCCGGGGGTGGTCCACGCCGTCCTCACCGGCTTCCGGCCGGCCTGGAACGCCTTCCGGGACATCACCCGCGGGTCGACGACCCTCGGCGAGCTGGTCCGCACCCATCCGCTGGCCCACCGCGCCATGACCGCGCTGGACCGGCGTCCCGCGGGCGGCGGCTCCGGTGCCGGGGACAGGCCCGGAGGCGGGTCCGAGGCCGGGGACACAACAGTGGCCGGTGGAGCGTCCGAGGCCGGGGGCCCGTCCGCCAGTTCGTGA
- a CDS encoding DUF6332 family protein, producing the protein MRRNQAERDAITVEIGYALCSAAFAAAVVFGAAAGPALLFTLPDAVEGLLLGAGAVLAPVFFLVRALSVLMRCRAPGQPGRPGRARPGS; encoded by the coding sequence GTGCGGCGGAATCAGGCCGAACGGGATGCGATCACCGTCGAGATCGGCTACGCGCTGTGCAGCGCGGCGTTCGCCGCTGCGGTCGTCTTCGGCGCCGCGGCGGGTCCGGCGCTGCTCTTCACCCTCCCCGATGCCGTCGAAGGACTGCTGCTCGGTGCCGGGGCGGTGCTTGCGCCGGTCTTCTTCCTCGTTCGGGCGCTCAGTGTGCTGATGCGGTGCCGGGCGCCGGGGCAGCCGGGCCGGCCCGGTCGGGCCAGGCCCGGCTCATAG
- a CDS encoding MarR family winged helix-turn-helix transcriptional regulator gives MAAKQVEQALVRQWRDILALHARTQCELDRALHEHGLCGSDFEVLDILAGALHGCSYRVQEIAEQVHLSQSALSRLIARLEREGLAERGLCAEDRRGVRVSLTEKGRALHYEVLPVQRAVLTRMLTRD, from the coding sequence ATGGCGGCGAAGCAGGTCGAACAGGCGCTCGTGCGGCAGTGGCGGGACATCCTGGCCCTGCATGCGCGCACGCAGTGCGAACTCGACCGTGCACTGCACGAACACGGCCTGTGCGGAAGTGACTTCGAAGTCCTCGACATCCTCGCGGGCGCGCTGCACGGCTGTTCCTACCGCGTCCAGGAGATCGCCGAGCAGGTCCACCTGAGCCAGAGTGCGCTGTCCCGACTGATCGCCCGCCTGGAGCGGGAAGGACTTGCCGAACGGGGCCTGTGCGCGGAGGACCGGAGGGGCGTGCGGGTCTCGCTGACGGAGAAGGGGCGCGCGCTGCACTACGAGGTACTGCCGGTGCAGCGCGCGGTGCTGACCCGGATGCTCACGCGCGACTGA
- a CDS encoding MFS transporter yields MPPINKLRSHSVVPCSDLARLRLALTLFFALDGFIFASWVVRIPAIKEQTGASASGLGLVLLGVSAGAVATMVFTGRLCRRYGSHPVTVVCAVLLCLSVGLPPLTYSALALGAVLLVFGAAYGGINVAFNSAAVDLVAVLRRPVMPSFHAAFSLGGMTGAGLGALVAGSLSPTRHLWGLTAIGLVVTAVAGRTLMRIEPPTPADHGPGRGKGTGRTERGGSHPLDGRTHMLVIVFGPIALCTAYGEGALADWGALHLEEDLGASPGIAALGYSCFALAMTAGRLTGTTLLERLGRTRTLVAGGTTATAGMLLGALAPSLEGALPCSATRSPAAASPTSSPWPSNARAHSPVRAVSPRRPPWDTAACSSARRRSGSWRTGSAFPPL; encoded by the coding sequence GTGCCACCAATAAACAAACTCCGCTCGCACAGTGTCGTACCATGCTCCGACCTCGCCCGCCTCCGCCTCGCCCTGACCCTCTTCTTCGCCCTCGACGGCTTCATCTTCGCGAGCTGGGTCGTGCGTATTCCCGCCATCAAGGAGCAGACCGGCGCCTCCGCGAGCGGGCTGGGGCTCGTCCTGCTCGGGGTCTCCGCCGGGGCCGTCGCCACGATGGTCTTCACCGGACGGCTGTGCCGCCGCTACGGCAGCCATCCCGTCACCGTGGTCTGCGCGGTCCTGCTCTGCCTCAGTGTCGGTCTGCCGCCGCTCACCTACTCCGCGCTCGCGCTCGGCGCCGTGCTCCTGGTGTTCGGCGCGGCCTACGGCGGTATCAATGTCGCCTTCAACAGCGCGGCCGTCGATCTGGTGGCCGTGCTGCGGCGCCCCGTCATGCCGAGCTTCCACGCCGCGTTCAGCCTGGGCGGCATGACCGGCGCGGGGCTGGGCGCTCTGGTCGCCGGTTCCCTCTCGCCCACGCGGCACCTGTGGGGGCTAACGGCGATCGGCCTGGTGGTGACCGCCGTCGCGGGACGGACACTCATGCGGATCGAGCCGCCGACTCCCGCGGACCACGGTCCGGGCCGGGGCAAGGGCACCGGGCGGACCGAGCGGGGCGGCTCGCACCCGCTGGACGGCCGTACGCACATGCTGGTGATCGTCTTCGGTCCGATCGCGCTCTGCACCGCGTACGGCGAGGGGGCCTTGGCCGACTGGGGCGCGCTGCATCTGGAGGAGGACCTCGGCGCCTCGCCGGGCATCGCGGCCCTCGGCTACTCCTGCTTCGCGCTCGCCATGACGGCCGGGCGGCTCACCGGTACGACACTGCTCGAGCGGCTGGGCAGGACCCGGACCCTGGTCGCGGGCGGTACCACCGCGACCGCCGGGATGCTGCTCGGTGCGCTCGCGCCCTCGTTGGAGGGGGCCCTGCCCTGCTCGGCTACGCGGTCACCGGCAGCGGCCTCGCCAACCTCTTCCCCGTGGCCATCGAACGCGCGGGCTCACTCACCGGTCCGAGCGGTGTCGCCACGGCGTCCACCCTGGGATACGGCGGCATGCTCCTCGGCCCGCCGGCGATCGGGTTCATGGCGGACTGGTTCAGCCTTCCCACCGCTCTGA
- a CDS encoding class F sortase, which produces MAARPPSSVHTDPAPARRKLRAVMTAIFWGTATLVLAVSLLGGREGPPVDALGTHAPPAVSATATASATASPSASATATRPEPSRSAAPQPAGAHLSRSAPTRLRIPGINVDAPFTDLAIGASGQLDAPPPDDTNLVGWFADGASPGERGTSIIAGHVDTKTSAAVFARLSELEKGDRFEVKRADGREAEFMVDHVESFAKDDFPDERVYADTDDAQVRLITCAGEYDRKAKDYTENLVVFAHLV; this is translated from the coding sequence ATGGCAGCCCGCCCCCCTTCCTCCGTCCACACCGATCCGGCCCCGGCGCGGCGGAAGCTGCGCGCCGTCATGACGGCGATCTTCTGGGGTACGGCAACCCTGGTGCTGGCGGTGAGCCTGCTCGGCGGCAGGGAGGGCCCCCCTGTCGACGCCCTCGGCACGCACGCCCCTCCCGCGGTCTCCGCCACTGCCACTGCTTCCGCCACCGCTTCTCCTTCTGCCTCCGCCACTGCCACGCGTCCTGAGCCAAGCCGTTCCGCCGCGCCTCAGCCGGCTGGCGCGCATCTGTCTCGGTCCGCCCCGACCCGGTTGCGCATCCCCGGCATCAACGTCGACGCACCTTTCACTGATCTGGCCATCGGCGCTTCGGGTCAACTCGACGCGCCACCCCCGGACGACACCAACCTGGTCGGCTGGTTCGCCGACGGAGCGTCCCCGGGGGAGCGCGGAACATCGATCATCGCCGGACACGTGGACACGAAGACCTCGGCCGCGGTGTTCGCCCGGCTCTCCGAACTCGAGAAGGGCGACCGCTTCGAGGTGAAGCGGGCCGACGGGCGTGAGGCGGAGTTCATGGTCGACCACGTGGAGTCGTTCGCCAAGGACGACTTCCCCGACGAGCGCGTCTACGCCGACACGGACGATGCCCAGGTGCGGCTCATCACCTGTGCCGGGGAGTACGACCGCAAGGCCAAGGACTACACCGAGAATCTGGTGGTCTTCGCCCACCTGGTCTGA